The Cydia amplana chromosome 1, ilCydAmpl1.1, whole genome shotgun sequence DNA segment AGTCGGAAGTCGGAGATTAGGACGAAAGTTATGTGCCGAGGAAACGGatcacttaataaaaaaaaatggtcgtTTACATTTCATATCACCGATTATTGTAGGTTTAAAGTAATTCTGCTTTCACACGATCTGCTTTAACCGGTGATTTGCTTTAATCGCTTCGAATAAGACTTAAAATTTTACTtaagatttaatttaaaaatgaacAAATATATTGTAATGTAATTAATGTAAGACTTTCTTTTTATTTCTCTCTTCATAACTAGTAAAATTTCGACCAAGGGAATATATATTCGTTATAtagccgttttatcgactaaatagctagtgtttagttttaagtttataaaatacacatgtatgttagtctgtaaggtatttgtaatatgggccttgttgcctgaattaaatttccaaataataaaataaaataaaatatatgtggctttccattacaGAAGGGTCCTTGCTTCAAGTGCAATACGGACGTTTTCCATCTGAAATTTCAACAGAAATTCTGTTACATATAGAAACTTCCTTATTGCAAATGAAGCATGAGGCAGCACCTTCCCTGGTGGAAAGCCACATACActtcttattaaaaaaatgttgtccttttaaaaaaaaaaacctgttagTGAAGGTTTCCCCCAAAATCCAGAATGTCGCAGAATAGCCTCCAATGTTACCTCTTATAGTCagatttgtattgtaaataaattaacgtCACTGTCAAAGTAATACGTCAGGGGATCTCAAGGTGTGGGTCCCACAGAACCAGTATTATTTAGAAGAACCGGGATTACCAGTACCAGCctaacatattatttattttttcttcgcTGGTCAAAACCTTTGTTTACGTTATATTCCGTGAGGATAACGTTAAACTTTCAGTACGTACCTACTTCTAAATATTTTAGAAAGCGGTGAAACCAAAATCAAACAAATACAAACCTAAAAACTTAAAACAGCAGTTTCTGGACTTTTTTCCAAATGGCGGAGCCGTAGGAGTTTACAAGGTCTTGCAGAGCCTCCagggtcatcatcatcatcatcatcctggcgtcaatcccagctgtgcccccgcgcggggcgcgaggacccggggtccgccttccgactccttcgtgtccactttgcccgatcttcggcgtccctggtggtgagtccgttggcacgcatgtcctccttaacgacatcaagccatcgcttcctgggccggccttttcttcccgtaccgggaggaggcggcatggccaggcatttgttacccacgtaacttgccggtctgcgcgagacgtggccataccaacgaaggcggcactcttgcagtttgtcagcgatgtcacggacgccaagactaccccggatgtgggcgtttcggacgcgatccttgcgtgaaactccgcacatccaccgcagcatcttcatttccgtgacacgcagttcctgcttgtgccgctctagtAAAGGCCAAGTCTCTACGTCAGAGCCTCCAGGGTGTGTTCCCATTTGTCCACGCCGGGGACCTGTGATAATGATGGCTATGTGGGTTACGAATATCCTGCTATCTAGACCAAAAAAACTTGCAAAAAAACTTGGCtagcgtgaagacagccacccccattttgtttaaaaaaatggatgttggaatcgggtccttacgattttacctactgaacaaacgtgaactaacgatgaactaacgatatagatATGCCATTTGTGGGCAAACGATCTGGGGTGGTCAACTTCACGAGCATACACCTTAATCTTAGTAGGTTTCAGAAGCATTATTCAAAATAACCTTGCGTATGAAATATGTATACTTACTAACTGAAATTTAGTGCAAGGACGATAACAAAAACCCTTAATCGCTAATTCTCAATTCGGGTAGGAATAACCCAAAACAATCGATGTCGCCACAATTCGACGTATTGAACAAATGAGGGCAACTTTATGGGTTTAGTTTGTCGtggatgctacctactttaCAATTGGGTCAGGTACATGGTATATTTAATGTACGTaataatgaagtaattaaagttaAACTTGCGTGAATATTAATAATGCTATTGCTGTAATTAATGCTTATTGCCCTTATAGGGTGGTTGACTGTCAGGTCAaatcaagttttttttgttttctcgaACTGTCGGAACGGTTGGATACTAGTGTATATGAAACGCACACACGACGTCACGTTCAAATTAATTTCTCCTTCTACAAATTTAAATGTACtaaatagttataattaaacattatatatatttatacagtcaacaaccctattggacttaagtgcttattgtgtcttttttctttttccttgtttgttttattttgttactgtatgttttgcgacaataaatgactttttatttttatttaatattgcaCGGCATAATGTAAACTTTTAATGGAATTATAAATCTTACATTCCACTGGGATGGCAACTTTTGTTGCTAATTACACTTATGAGAAAGGTGCGGCTCGGCTGAGGCCTTGATAAAATGTacaaaattgtaaaacatctTCACACTTTAGATGCTAGTTAAGTTATCAATGACAgggtattatgtattatattgacAGAAAACGTAACCGAGACTTTAGGTGAAATGCTCATAAAATATGTAAGGTAAACgaactggtgctcgacgcggttccagtaaatgtcatcttgaaacttaagtcattgtcaacaGTGGTGACAGCatggtgtcatctattgggcattagcatgtcgagcactagtacgtttaccttattattGTTTTCCTTGTTGGGTATCAAagaggaaaaataaaacaaacatatcCATGTGTAAATCGAACGCgttatacatttatattataaagaGATAAAATTCCACATCTTGTAAATACGTAGACAATTTATACAAACATACACAATGAAACACGTAAAATAACATTTAGGCTATGCAAACGGATAATCTATTGACTCTGTTGAAATTGAAACTGGATTGAacgaaatacatttaaaaatatcaGAGGATACTTCAAAGGTTTTCTTGCACATGAAACACTGTTACTCAGTAGTGCCTGTATATATATCTGTCTAACAATGCGCTTGGAGCGTTCGTTACACTATTATGTAGCCGTATGCATAGGACTTACACTAGACATGAACTTTCTAAATATTTGGTTTGATGAGATTTTTAATCTCTAGACCAAAGAGTCTCGTTCAgttcaataaaattaataataattattcatttTGACTTGTAGGTATTTTCAACGTAAAATGTCGTTTTGCATATtgcatgtttattttaatatgaaaatGGGTGCGAATAATTATTTGGTTACCTACATAacataaatttcattaaaaatcaAGTTAGTAATATTTTCAAAGATCttttacaattactttaaaaataattttataattttaacatgACCAATAaacatctttattttattcacgcCAACAATTTTGGTTTCATAACGacaaattatacctacctattaaatttTCCAATACTATCTTCGCcatagttttttaaatagatacatatatattaaaaaaacaatacgctCCTTTTTTGGGCAGGCGTGTAATAATCTTCCGTTTCACGGGCGTTCATCAAAGTTGttccaattatttttaattggaaattaaaatggaaaaaaataatattttttatattttcagtGTAAAACATTTTCCATAAATTACGGGTTTTTATAATGCTAAATTGTGGAGGCCTGTTTTAGTTGGGATTTGAATGATTCGATTAAATATTCCAAAATTTccggaaaataaaaataataaagaaatctCAAATATAACGGTCAGTTACCAACtttttgtaggtatatgtaattgACAGTAATAAATAGTCTAACATAGCAACGCTATTAAGCATTGATGTCcatgtagtaggtacatactttaaaatatttttatcatatCCATTTGTAATTCACAGTTCTAATCATTATACAATCTAACTTACAGTatacttaaaatttataaaaagagTGTATAGCATTAAGGAAGACATCGATAGCCTGCATGAATTTCTTCATCAATATAGAAATATAGTACATACAGCCACGTGATTCTCTAAGGAAACATCAGCGCGAACATCATTACTAACGCCAGCGgcttacgtttatttatacccgtttttaataaattatgtataaaaGCAATATTCGTATAGGTACTATAGATATTATGTTCGAAACAGCTGCTGTTTTGGAGAAGGACATTACTGTCAAATTATTCATTAAATGTTACGTTATTATTTAACTTAATCTTCAGGGAGATTCTGGTAATGAATAGGTACAGTACAGTGTAATGTGGTGGCTAAAACGGAAATTAAAGCTAAATAAGCAATACAAGTATGTTTGGTTTTTGCGTAGGCACATACTTTTTAGTCTGAGTCGCTATTTGGTTTCTCTTTATTGAATAATTACTGGTGGCTTGAACTTTGATAAATAAGTCTAAAACGTACAACTATTGTCCAAACATTCATTAACTATGGCCCACGATAAACTTTATTAGATATGACTATTGTTTTAATGATACCTACCGTTCTTGTTGAATATTATTAGCATGTAATTGtacaaaaaacaaatataagtacatagaaTAAGAAGCAATTTGGTATCATACCtattaataaaagtaaatatagctggccataacttttagcttttaaaacatttttagtaGATTTATTGATTTCAATCTAGGTATTCTAGGTACTTAGGAAAATTCACTACTACTTGCTGTCTTCGGTTTGATATCAGGCAATGTGTAAATGAGATATATTATTCGTCTGAAAAACAGTCACTTGgcattttcaatacctaatgtattttttttcaaaaaaccttATATTTACCTGTTTGATATTTTCTAGACGAATAAAATACATATCATACACTTGGCTAGGTATCTAAGTTTAGGTATATATTCCTgacatttgttcctgagtcttgggtgtttttatgtatttatgtatttgtatattatatatatcgttgttcgagtacccacaacacaagccttcttgagcttactgtgggacttagtcaatctgtgtaagaatgtcctataatatttatttatttatttattttaggtaaagAAACTGTAAAAAGCAACTAGTAATTGCCGTTGTAAACAAATATTACTTAGTGGTTACAACGAGATCACCAATTAAAAAAACCATGTATGTTGTggtgtaggtaattaaaattataaaaaacaaaCATCACAAGAATAAACATTACATATATCTTTGATTGTATATTTAGCATTTTCTTTGAAGGTAGCAAGCAGGAGCCGtcacatacctatttaataatgCCAAAATTATGagtttaataacattttagaaTTTCTTAATATTTCATTTGCCTTTCTTATATCTGTACAAGCAGATCGCGTAAAGTTTTCTATATTTGAATTTCTATGTCTTATTTAAGTCTTAAAGCGCGCGGTTGTTTTTACGGTTTTATTGTTTTACGCGGTAAACGCAGCTTTAAACGCAttgtcattttttagggttccgtacccaaagggtaaaaaacgggaccctattactaagacttcgctgtccatccgtccgtctgtccgtccgtctgtccgtccgtctgtcaccaggctgtatctcatgaaccgcgatagctagacagttgaaattttcactaatgatgtatctctgttgccgctataacaacaaatactaaaaataaaataaaataaatatttaaggggggctcccatacaacaaacacgatttttttgctctattttttgttgatggtgcggaaccctccgtgcgcgagtccgactcgcacttggccgggttttcaTACATTCCGTTAACACAATCTTTCAACGCTGCATTTATCGCTTGAAACAACCGCGCGCTTAAATCCACGATGACATGCTTTTTATTGTTTCGTTTTCATATTTGTAGCATAAAGCCTTATTTATTTGTCCTAAATATGCATCTTTGACAATCTTTTTACAGTGGCGAGGTGTCCATAGAACTTGATTTATACGTGCATGTATCATTATATTCATCAATAATATACTTAATGAGTTTAATGACACATTCGGCACCGACCTTCCATTGTTGTATGCAAATATATCTATGTAAGAAAGCTGGCAACAGTTTACGCGGTCGGTCAGGCACGTCAGCTATCTTATCAAAATATCTAGTGTTGTTTTAGCCACAACAGTTTTagcacattcactgccaacgttttcgtagcgctccgctcgtagccgatcccagcgttttcccgctttgtagaggaaaatGACTACGAATAGAGAACCCGCCGGGCGGGTTCCCGGCACTCAATGTGCACGCAAACGTAAGTGCAGCTTCACTGCAACAAAATAACAAGTAAACAGATCTACCCAACGGAACAGTAACTGCTGTTTATTATGTTCTTAGTGACGTTTGTGTAGTTGTGGGTTCAATTTAGAAAAATGCCCAACGCATACATAACAAACGCACGAATGTATATTGGGTCAGAATCTAAACGTTACAGGATTATTTGTCGACAAACACTTATTTAGTCATCATTTATCCATAATTATCTCATTTGTTTTCCATTTTTACCCCACAACACATATAAATTTGATACAAATTACTCACTCCTAGTCATGATATGTTTTTGTTACACGATTGCTCCTATATCTCACTTAAAATAGCTAAGCTGATATAAACAttcaatttattataaaaatcggCAACAAAGTTAAACAAAACGTACAATTCACTAtcctacatacctatgtaatttattatgATTAACAGCGAACACCCATATTATGACATAAacagacaaatataatatgaaCCAATATTACGACAAAAAAAACTAAGAGGCTCAATAATGAAGGAGCGAGTGGTTTTGCATTGCCATCATTTCATACCATTTTATATTGCATTTGACAGTTTTCCTTGATGGAATCtagtttttacatttatttttcatcaatCATATTTTAACAGCTTGAtttcttgaaaataaaaagaagatttatatatgtatatatataatagCGTTTGCCACAATACTATTCTATAAGGTGAGTAGGGATAATTTAGGGACTTCTAGCTTTTGGGATAGGGCTGGTTAGGTCATTTTAAAATCGCTAACTTCCTAATTCAGTCTCATAATCGCGTAAGAAagtgaaaattttaaatttacaaaaGATATCATGAAGCTCCCCATTAAAAGTGACGAGCAAACAGAGTGATTGAGTAACCCAAATAGTTATACCGTTTCTTGGTGCTTGATAGCTGAAAATGATGCTATTAATAAGCTCAATTTAAATAGAAATACACTAGGTACGTAGTCATTTCACAACACTGTTTTTCAATACTAATTTAATTGCATTTTAGAGTAATTGTCCATAATATTACTTAGTATCTCAAATTAGTTTGCCTCTTAATTTTAGATAGAATAGAGTAAAATAGAAATatccataataaaaaaataaattaatttaccaaaaaAATCACATTGCTTCAGACAATACATTCAATTCCTACCACAGTTATTTCTATGTATTACGCTACAGCAATGAAGTGGTACAAGTTAATACACCAAGAACATAAAGACGATTAGTATACGGGCGGCGTGGCTTCGGGGCGAGGAGTTCTCGGGGCTCACGATCATCACCGGCAGCTGCGTGGGCGCGGGCTCGATGCGAAACACGTTCACTGGAATAGGACGCTTAATACAATAACTGCctttttatgcaaccgttgtttaagagaggtcaaaaaaggcgagtggcgtgtgtaacaatttgaggcgaagccgaaaattgttaataaagacgccacgagtattttttgactcagttaaacaacgttgcatacaatactttttctacgaccaagcacttactttgaaataaaattgtaaatttaacaaataattttagTTCAAGAAGTAggaaaaatggagggtacgggcgggaaaagaatgaatgaatgaatgaaatttaaaaaaaaacatgtctatggttcacttattcgacagagatgacatttaaaatacggttggcaacactgtatttcattcaatatttttttagtggtcattacacgaagtatcgtaaaatcgccaaaaagatactgcgtgtaagcacaaattcttttttggggaatagactaaagtcttgtcttgacaactataaggtagggttttaaagatgtgtgcacgaccctttaaatgacaaataaaagtacgggagtagaaaaagtatttaacCAAGTGGAAAGAGAAACAACATGTCAACTAAATGTTCTgttcaattttaataacaaaacttccgtgagacacagacatattaaatatattaaaaacgtattttcctcggtacggagtgtaacatgtcgagcgttttcgacttaaaataggTACGTGAGCGTTGAGTTACCcgttaaattaatatatttaataccttCTGTTCAACTTTACTAATCACTTAATTCCTTTCATTACTTAACCTACCTTACGAGCATTTAGTTCATTAAAATAAGCTGACAGCAAACTACAAGAAGATACACACACACTACTTTTGTATACAAAAGATACATTTTTTGCGCAAAATTACGCTTATCATTATTATAACGCTCGCTCTCTGCGTACGGATATAATTGTTTTATGAATTTTCATTTAATTCTAATGAAGAACCTATCAATCATAAAGAAGTAGCAAACGCAATAACGATATAAGAAAGTTATTACATAAGTTTCTGATCCATTATTCCACATTATTACAGGTCTCTGTTTTATCGCAATCCAAAGGTGGTCTGAATATAATGGAATATCGTCTTTGAAATAATAAGCAAAGAATTGCAATTACAATAAACGTCTAAATCATAAGCCCTTGATCTTATTAGACATTGATATCCTTTAAGGCTATATCGGATCTTATTAATATGATCTTAAATATTAAGAATTTACTACCTACATACCGGTAGGTTTATCCAAAttgttaatgatttatttttagttttgtatttatggatacctatttataaaaaataacagattaTCAAACTctatttgtttataaattatatctTGTTTTAGGAAAATAACAAGCCACTTCATTGAACTtacattgtttgtttgtaaattgGCAACTGGGTGAATCTTTTgaggtacctactttagtttTTTTCTTCATCAATCTCCTATAGAGGTAAGTATAATTATATGATAGGTATAAATATGTACTGGAAAACCAATCTGAGAGAGTGTTAGAGTTTTGCTTTAGAGCTGCTTTACTTTTCTTCTGAGGATAGTGTTCACTAACATCGCCGTGACACAGTTGTCCTACTTTCACGCTCGTAAAGAGGTGCCCTTTGTTAACTTGCAAGTATATACTGGGAAGAAATAAAACTTACTAGAAATTGTGTGGTTTTGAATATCAGCGAATCCATCGACCACGCTCGCATAACTAGGGATGGTACTCAGGCAGGTGATGTCGACAGTCTGGTTGGGCGTGCGTTCGAGCTCGGACAACGGGAAATGCAGCGAAGAGGACGTGAGGCTCAGCTGGATGCCGTGGTGCCGCCGGTGCACCGGCGTCGTGCCGTGCGGGATTGTCAACTTCTCGTCTACCTGTCGATGTCGTTACCATTAAGGCGAAAGTGCGGGATCCGCCTTTTTATACAAATGTAGTCATTATTTTCCTtcctggatattaacattattgaaaattggtattttaacacaatttgttgtatatCAAATACAGCTATGTCACTACGTTTGATTCTTGtagaatttttaattattataaatgttttttctGTCTGTTTTTCGCATCTTATTTTtactataatttaaaaaagtcaaacatagtggcatagctatggttaatatacatcaaattatgaaaaaatattttccttaatgtaaatatccagagaggaaaatggggactacgtttgttcGGAGAAGaagcggccgtcccctttcctcttaaagcATTAATAAAACGAATCGATCTAAAAATCGAAGATCTTATCAATCGTATTTCAAGGACTCCTTAGCGAAAGTGTTTGAAACTACTAAACAAGTTATACAAATACTTACCAAGATATTCATTTATGTACTAATTATACGCAGACGAAGCTGCGGACAGAAGCTAGCTCTTTTCAATTGACAATGAAATTAGCCATTAATAAGGAATAGATGTTGTTTAGTATCTGTCAAAACCACAAATTATTACGATAATTTTTCCAAAAAGTAGACTAATAGGGTGCGTTTTAGCTGTCCTCATATAACTATcagttatattttatgtatgtacaacgtttaaaatattaatgcatgTTTTTTTTGACATCTTCAATTCTTCAATAGATATTTGATATGAAtcattgtattttttctctaatCAATCAATAGGTATGATAGAAGGacttaggtatatattcaaataatataggtatcttAAGTGAACGATGAGGTTGAAGGTTGAATCGTCTTCTATTATTAAGGACATCAAATATTCATTGTCATAAATTAAAGAATACTTATTTCAACCAAGAAAATTTGGGAGCattacttttgtaaaaatatgataaatagtttaattatcttagaaaataataatataatttatttaattttatacaaagtACATAGTTAATAACCCTTATACTTAGTAATCAGATAATTATTCAAGTAATGAAATGAAGTAGTCGATTATGCTTTCAAATAGGGTCTAAATACGTAACACAAAATTGttgttacattaaaaataaggcAGATAAATGAACGCTGCAATGCAACGGGTATCTTTTGACTAGTTACGTCGGCCGCAGATCGCGATGTTACGATAAAATCGTGGCTCGGGTTCGAGCAGGATACGGCCCGGCTAACTAGAGCGGCTGGGTGCACACATTGCATATGCCCGTAATAACATTTTACTCGTTTCTCGTTTACCTGGAACTGAGGGCTTTTCAACTTTCCCTGAAAAAGGTTTCAATCTCAATGAGAGCGCGTAATAATCTTTGATAGTGCGCAGGTTTTATAATCTGATTTTTGGCGGTACAGCGTAGTTCGTATTTTACTGAtgtcaaaaaatatgtaaaacataatttaactaattacTTTTTCTATCGAAGACTTTATTCTTATAATAAAGCTACTCATAGTTCAAGTTCATGTTAATTTGGCCCGAATCCATTATCTGATTAGCGTCAACATAAAACGTCTGATTAAATCTATACAAAATGTTAAAACCATTTAGTAATTTCAGAAGTTtgaattttaaatgttattaaatataatggAATATTCGATAAATATACTACATATATattctgttttatttgtattgtcttcttttattgaggtgtgcaataaagagcatttgtattgtattgtatgtatcgtaataatcttaaaataaacatCACACATTTTACAATCCGCCGCATTTCGTAACCTGCTCCGACATCTGCTATTACAGTAAAAGTTCCAAGTGACGTCGTTAGTCAGCGGTTACTTTTTGCCTTCTAAGAGACGAAGGTGTTCAGTGACACAGAACGTTCAACTTCAGTCTTATTTAAACTTGTGGAGTTCTACGTAAACTTTACCTTGACATTATTTATAAACCAGGTGAGGTGCGGGGCGGGGTGCGCGGGGGCGCTGTGGCAGGTTGCATCCAGAAAGTCATTAGGTGAAAAACGTTtgtttttaatctttattttcgGCCGATACCTCTGACGAACTGTAAATAATGGGAATAATTAGTTGTTTGtgtaaaataagtaagtaaaataatttctaaagTACAATTTTGCCCAAAACATGTTGTTAGGAGACCTTTCGGATCCTTAAAAAACAATTAACGTAACAATTACGAGCAAGAAAGAACAATGAATTGAAGCCCAAATTATACTCGTAGGTTCGCAAAAAGTTTTGAAACCTTGGATAAGGTTGGTGTTATGCTGAACCTGCATTAGATGTAACACAAGTTCAGTAATAGTTTTCTTTCTCTAAAAGTTGTATTTTTTAAGTACGTATATAGTTATAAGGTTAACTTACCAATAATATTGAGTTCATATACTCTAGAGACCTTTGAGTATAAAGGCGAATCTAAGGCAATCTCACAAGCGTATGATCCTGAGGCCGGGAAATCTAATTTTTCTAACGTCACAGTGGTAGAGGATACGGTTGTTATCTGAAATAGAATACGAATGGTTAAAGTAAATGTAAAAAATTAGAGAAATGTTAGTAGTGCACAATATCCAAAAACATATCGGCTAAACTTTGTAACAAAATGAATAAATTACAGTACAGGTACTGTCTACATCAATGTAACGGATTCGGACGGAACGGACTCTAC contains these protein-coding regions:
- the LOC134651702 gene encoding uncharacterized protein LOC134651702; protein product: MKTHRFWKIPLFLHMMVVLIAGMSDVWVDLRMPRFVVHQHNATLHCDHNVDADSIYKVVFYKDAKHFMRYIRNRDPPYEIVPLTGAVIDITTVSSTTVTLEKLDFPASGSYACEIALDSPLYSKVSRVYELNIIVRQRYRPKIKIKNKRFSPNDFLDATCHSAPAHPAPHLTWFINNVKVDEKLTIPHGTTPVHRRHHGIQLSLTSSSLHFPLSELERTPNQTVDITCLSTIPSYASVVDGFADIQNHTISMNVFRIEPAPTQLPVMIVSPENSSPRSHAARILIVFMFLVY